A single Streptomyces sp. Edi2 DNA region contains:
- a CDS encoding NAD-binding protein encodes MVVCGDDALAHRLAAELRDVYGERVTLVVPTAREPHRPRIPPPARALDRATALLGRMSAAMTRTTPLPSEGFDDGAEAQEETVRLLEAAQPDDAALAAAGVAGADALALVYDDDELNIHAALRARRLNPRLRLVIRLYNRKLGQHLEELLDQAAAVAALGSDDAGDAEAVDASTTVLSDADTVAPALAAAAVAGTSKVIEADGLLLRAVERTPVPPGRPGNPGLCTLALLSPSANDPEDAPSSAAGHEGPVLLPDDAAASAAVGCGTVVLETVSYTGRPVRPRGLRGRGAPLASLFSRRLRWSLAGVVGAVLALAVAGWLTTGEDPVHAAYLSLLDLFAINDPAIHDPTPRKVLQLLSGLTGLLLLPVLVAAAFEGLGTFRSASALRRPPRGLSGHVVLLGLGKVGTRVLARLHEMGIPVVCIEGDPEARGIALARRLRVPTVLGDVTQEGVLEAAMIERAATLLALTSEDTTNLEAALYARSVKPRLRVTLRLFDDRFATAVYRTLRAAHPRALTRSRSVTYLAAPAFAGAMMGRQILGAIPVERRVLLVARFEVRGHQALEGRTVAEVLRPGRLRVLAVDTSAPDDPETDDAAAAPQPDAEREPARLVHELGDGYVLRPQDRVLLVATRQGLGDLHVRRHRAVGTGAGATEIGTTGADAARQG; translated from the coding sequence ATGGTGGTCTGCGGCGACGATGCGCTGGCGCATCGGCTCGCCGCCGAACTCCGGGACGTCTACGGCGAACGGGTGACACTCGTCGTCCCCACCGCCCGGGAGCCGCACCGGCCCCGCATCCCGCCGCCGGCCAGAGCGCTGGACCGCGCGACCGCGCTGCTGGGCCGGATGTCGGCGGCGATGACGCGTACGACACCGCTGCCGTCCGAGGGCTTTGACGACGGCGCGGAGGCGCAGGAGGAGACCGTACGGCTCCTGGAGGCGGCCCAGCCGGACGATGCGGCGCTGGCCGCGGCCGGTGTCGCCGGGGCGGACGCCCTGGCGCTGGTCTACGACGACGATGAGCTCAACATCCACGCCGCGCTGCGGGCCCGTCGGCTCAACCCGCGGCTGCGGCTGGTCATCCGCCTCTACAACCGCAAACTCGGCCAGCATCTGGAGGAGTTGCTGGACCAGGCGGCGGCGGTCGCCGCCCTGGGCTCCGACGACGCCGGGGACGCGGAGGCCGTCGATGCCTCCACGACCGTGCTGTCCGACGCCGACACCGTGGCCCCCGCGCTCGCGGCCGCCGCGGTCGCCGGGACCAGCAAGGTCATCGAGGCGGACGGGCTGCTGCTGCGCGCCGTGGAGCGCACGCCGGTGCCGCCGGGCCGGCCCGGCAACCCGGGGCTGTGCACCCTGGCGCTGCTCTCCCCCTCCGCCAACGACCCCGAGGACGCACCGAGTTCGGCGGCAGGACACGAGGGCCCCGTACTCCTGCCGGACGACGCCGCGGCCTCGGCCGCCGTCGGCTGCGGAACCGTCGTCCTGGAGACCGTCTCCTATACGGGGCGGCCGGTGCGGCCCCGCGGACTGCGCGGCCGGGGCGCACCGCTCGCCTCGCTCTTCTCCCGGCGGCTGCGCTGGTCGCTGGCCGGGGTCGTCGGGGCGGTGCTGGCGCTGGCCGTCGCCGGCTGGCTGACCACCGGTGAGGACCCGGTGCACGCCGCCTACCTCTCGCTGCTGGACCTCTTCGCGATCAACGACCCGGCGATCCATGACCCGACGCCCCGCAAGGTGCTGCAGCTGCTGTCCGGGCTGACCGGGCTGTTGCTGCTGCCGGTGCTGGTCGCGGCGGCGTTCGAGGGGCTCGGCACCTTCCGCAGCGCCTCGGCACTGCGCCGCCCGCCACGCGGCCTGTCGGGCCACGTGGTGCTGCTCGGCCTCGGCAAGGTCGGCACCCGGGTGCTGGCGCGGCTGCACGAGATGGGTATCCCCGTGGTGTGCATCGAAGGAGACCCGGAGGCGCGGGGCATCGCGCTGGCCCGCCGCCTGCGGGTGCCCACCGTGTTGGGTGATGTCACCCAAGAAGGTGTCCTGGAAGCCGCGATGATCGAGCGCGCGGCCACTCTGCTCGCCCTGACCAGCGAGGACACCACCAACCTGGAGGCCGCCCTCTACGCCCGCTCGGTCAAGCCGCGGCTGCGGGTGACCCTGCGGCTGTTCGACGACCGCTTCGCCACCGCCGTCTACCGGACTCTGCGCGCCGCGCATCCGCGGGCGCTGACCCGCAGCCGGAGCGTCACCTACCTGGCCGCGCCCGCCTTCGCCGGCGCCATGATGGGCCGCCAGATCCTCGGCGCCATCCCCGTCGAGCGCCGGGTGCTGCTGGTCGCCCGGTTCGAGGTACGCGGCCATCAGGCGCTGGAGGGCCGTACGGTCGCCGAGGTGCTGCGGCCGGGGCGGCTGCGGGTGCTGGCGGTCGACACCTCCGCACCCGACGACCCGGAGACGGACGACGCTGCCGCCGCGCCGCAGCCCGACGCGGAGCGCGAGCCGGCACGTCTGGTGCACGAGCTCGGCGACGGCTATGTCCTGCGGCCACAGGACCGGGTGCTGCTGGTCGCCACCCGGCAGGGACTGGGCGATCTGCACGTCCGGCGCCACCGGGCGGTGGGCACGGGGGCCGGTGCCACGGAGATCGGGACCACGGGGGCCGATGCCGCCCGCCAGGGGTGA
- a CDS encoding TrkA family potassium uptake protein, whose translation MHIVIMGCGRVGSALAQTLESQGHTIAVVDQDPTAFRRLGSSFGGRRVTGVGFDQDTLREAGIEEAGAFAAVSSGDNSNIIAARVAREMFGVENVAARIYDPRRAEVYQRLGIPTVATVRWTADQMLRRLLPSGAEPLWRDPSGGVQLAEVHTSPSWVGHKISTLQEETGVRVAFLTRLGEAILPTSQTVLQEGDLVHVMMRTDEVEKVEAAFATGPEGAHA comes from the coding sequence ATGCACATCGTCATCATGGGGTGCGGGCGCGTGGGCTCCGCGCTTGCGCAGACCCTGGAGAGCCAGGGTCACACCATCGCCGTGGTGGACCAGGACCCGACGGCGTTCCGTCGCCTGGGTTCGTCCTTCGGCGGCCGCCGGGTGACCGGCGTCGGCTTCGACCAGGACACCCTGCGCGAGGCCGGCATCGAAGAGGCAGGCGCGTTCGCGGCCGTCTCCAGCGGTGACAACTCCAACATCATCGCCGCCCGGGTGGCCCGTGAGATGTTCGGTGTCGAGAATGTCGCGGCCCGTATCTACGACCCGCGCCGCGCCGAGGTCTACCAGCGCCTGGGCATCCCGACCGTCGCCACCGTCCGCTGGACGGCCGACCAGATGCTGCGCCGGCTGCTGCCCTCGGGTGCCGAGCCGCTGTGGCGGGACCCCAGCGGCGGTGTCCAGCTCGCGGAGGTGCACACCTCCCCCTCCTGGGTCGGCCACAAGATCAGCACCCTCCAGGAGGAGACCGGCGTCCGCGTCGCCTTCCTCACCCGGCTGGGCGAGGCGATTCTGCCGACCTCGCAGACCGTGCTGCAGGAAGGCGATCTGGTGCACGTCATGATGCGCACCGACGAGGTCGAGAAGGTGGAGGCGGCATTCGCCACGGGTCCTGAGGGGGCGCACGCATGA
- a CDS encoding TrkA family potassium uptake protein, translating to MRVAIAGAGAVGRSIAGELLENGHEILLIDKAPTAISVERVPLAEWLLADACEITSLDEAALQRCNVVIAATGDDKVNLVVSLLAKTEYGVPRVVARANNPKNEWLFNESWGVDVAVSTPRLMSALVEEAVSVGDLVRLLRFSHGDANLVELTLPPEAALAGTRVGDVEWPEDTSLVTIIRGTRVLTPNKEDALEAGDELLFVAAQSREEQLEDLLSVRREDA from the coding sequence ATGAGGGTCGCGATCGCAGGCGCGGGCGCGGTGGGCCGTTCCATCGCGGGCGAGCTGCTGGAGAACGGGCACGAGATCCTGCTCATCGACAAGGCGCCGACCGCCATCTCGGTCGAGCGGGTGCCGCTGGCGGAGTGGCTGCTGGCCGACGCCTGCGAGATCACCTCGCTGGACGAGGCGGCGCTGCAGCGCTGCAACGTCGTCATCGCGGCGACCGGCGACGACAAGGTGAACCTCGTCGTGTCGCTGCTCGCCAAGACGGAGTACGGCGTGCCGCGGGTGGTCGCCCGGGCCAACAACCCGAAGAACGAGTGGCTGTTCAACGAGTCCTGGGGCGTCGATGTCGCGGTCTCCACGCCGCGTCTGATGTCGGCCCTGGTCGAGGAGGCGGTGAGCGTCGGCGATCTCGTCCGGCTGCTGCGCTTCAGCCACGGTGACGCCAACCTCGTCGAGCTGACGCTGCCCCCGGAGGCCGCGCTGGCCGGCACCCGGGTCGGCGATGTGGAGTGGCCCGAGGACACCTCGCTGGTGACGATCATCCGCGGTACGCGGGTGCTCACGCCCAACAAGGAGGACGCGCTGGAGGCGGGCGACGAGCTGCTGTTCGTCGCGGCCCAGTCGCGCGAGGAGCAGCTGGAGGATCTGCTGTCGGTGCGGCGCGAGGACGCGTAG